The proteins below are encoded in one region of Alistipes indistinctus YIT 12060:
- the asnS gene encoding asparagine--tRNA ligase encodes MSQGGRTKIAELLQSTPAGSEVTAKGWVRTKRGNKNVAFIALNDGSIIHNIQIVVDVNKFDDELLKRITTGACIRVTGTLVESQGSGQRVEIQAGDIEVYGSADPDTYPLQKKGHSMEFLREIAYLRPRTNTFGAVLRIRHAMAYAIHKYFNDRGFYYLHTPLITGSDAEGAGAMFQVTTLDLNNVPKDSEGHVDYSEDFFGKPCNLTVSGQLEGELGALALSQIYTFGPTFRAENSNTPRHLAEFWMIEPEVAFYELEDNMELAEDFLKYLIRYALDNCKDDLEFLTKMFDAELIDRLKFVVENDFVRLDYTEGIKILMESGAKFEYPVSWGLDLQSEHERYLVEKHFKKPVILINYPKEIKAFYMKQNADGKTVRAMDVLFPKIGEIIGGSQREEDYNKLRTRVAELGIPEKDIWWYLDTRRWGSAPHSGFGLGFERLLLFVTGMGNIRDVIPFPRTPKNADF; translated from the coding sequence ATGTCACAAGGAGGCAGAACCAAAATCGCAGAACTGTTGCAATCGACGCCCGCAGGCAGCGAGGTCACGGCCAAAGGCTGGGTCCGCACCAAGCGCGGCAACAAAAACGTAGCGTTCATCGCGCTGAACGACGGCTCGATCATCCATAATATCCAGATCGTCGTCGACGTCAACAAATTCGACGACGAATTGCTCAAACGAATCACCACCGGCGCCTGCATCCGCGTAACGGGTACGCTCGTCGAGTCGCAGGGTTCGGGCCAGCGGGTCGAAATCCAGGCGGGTGATATCGAAGTGTACGGCAGCGCCGATCCCGACACCTATCCTTTGCAAAAAAAGGGGCACTCGATGGAATTCCTGCGCGAGATCGCCTACCTGCGCCCGCGCACGAACACCTTCGGCGCCGTGCTGCGTATCCGTCACGCGATGGCTTACGCGATCCACAAATATTTCAACGACAGAGGGTTCTACTACCTGCACACCCCGCTGATCACCGGCAGTGATGCCGAAGGCGCCGGAGCCATGTTCCAGGTGACGACGCTCGACCTGAACAACGTGCCCAAAGACAGCGAAGGGCATGTGGACTACTCGGAGGATTTCTTCGGCAAACCGTGTAACCTGACCGTTTCGGGCCAGCTCGAAGGCGAATTGGGTGCGCTGGCGCTCTCGCAGATCTACACGTTCGGCCCCACGTTCCGCGCCGAGAACTCGAACACACCGCGCCACCTGGCCGAATTCTGGATGATCGAACCGGAGGTTGCCTTCTACGAACTGGAAGATAACATGGAACTGGCCGAGGATTTCCTCAAATACCTGATCCGTTATGCTCTCGACAACTGTAAGGACGATCTGGAATTCCTGACCAAAATGTTCGATGCGGAATTGATCGACCGGCTGAAATTCGTCGTCGAAAACGATTTCGTCCGTCTCGATTACACCGAAGGCATCAAGATACTGATGGAAAGCGGTGCAAAATTCGAATACCCGGTCAGCTGGGGCCTCGACCTGCAAAGCGAACACGAACGCTACCTGGTCGAAAAACATTTCAAAAAACCGGTTATCCTGATCAACTACCCCAAGGAGATCAAGGCTTTCTACATGAAACAGAACGCCGACGGCAAAACCGTACGGGCCATGGATGTCCTCTTCCCGAAAATCGGCGAAATCATCGGCGGTTCCCAACGTGAGGAAGATTACAATAAACTGCGTACAAGGGTAGCCGAATTGGGCATTCCCGAAAAAGATATCTGGTGGTACCTCGATACGCGGCGCTGGGGTAGCGCACCGCACAGCGGCTTCGGGCTGGGCTTCGAACGGCTGCTGCTGTTCGTAACCGGCATGGGCAACATCCGGGACGTGATCCCCTTCCCGAGAACCCCGAAAAACGCTGATTTCTAA
- the rpoN gene encoding RNA polymerase factor sigma-54 — protein MTAISQRQVQKMLQKLSPQQIQMIKLLELPALQLEQRIKQEIEENPVLEEEESADEEQEAKEVSVEEYFAEDDTPSYKYRINNYSKDDEKRPVYISEGVSFHESLIQQLGFKNLGEHDQTLAKYLIGSIDEDGYLRRDLNSIADDIAFSLGIETDEQELEKLLKVIHELEPAGVGARNLQECLLLQLGSIPDHTPEQQMAMKILTNYFDEFTKKHYEKLMSRLGVDEDQFRNAIEEIIRLSPKPGNLYSGGRNEMQPYITPDFILDYQNGMFELSLNGANVPDLKVNRRYVEMIRGMVTRDGKPTNDSDKEAIQFVKNKIDSAKWFISAIKQRHDTLMRTMQAILDYQRDYFIEGDQSKLRPMILKDIADRTGLDVSTISRVVNSKYVQTQFGILPLKQLFSEAMQTDSGEEVSSYEIKNILTECIDQEDKRKPLTDEVLMDILNGKGYRIARRTVAKYREMLGIPVARLRKQI, from the coding sequence ATGACAGCCATATCCCAACGACAGGTGCAAAAGATGCTGCAAAAACTCTCCCCGCAGCAAATCCAAATGATAAAACTACTCGAACTGCCGGCCCTTCAACTCGAACAGCGCATCAAACAGGAGATCGAAGAGAACCCTGTACTCGAAGAAGAGGAATCGGCAGACGAAGAACAGGAAGCCAAAGAGGTGTCTGTTGAGGAATATTTTGCCGAAGACGATACGCCCAGCTACAAATACCGGATCAACAACTATTCGAAAGACGATGAGAAACGACCGGTCTATATCTCCGAAGGCGTTTCGTTTCACGAAAGCCTCATCCAGCAACTCGGATTCAAGAACCTCGGCGAACACGACCAGACCCTGGCCAAATACCTGATCGGGAGTATCGACGAAGACGGTTACCTGCGCCGCGACCTGAATTCCATCGCCGACGACATCGCGTTCAGCCTCGGCATCGAAACCGACGAACAGGAGTTGGAAAAGCTCCTGAAGGTCATCCACGAACTGGAACCTGCGGGGGTGGGCGCCCGCAACCTGCAGGAGTGCCTGCTGCTCCAGTTGGGCTCGATCCCCGATCATACCCCGGAACAGCAGATGGCGATGAAGATCCTGACCAACTATTTCGACGAATTTACCAAGAAGCATTACGAAAAACTGATGTCGCGCCTCGGTGTCGACGAGGATCAGTTCCGGAATGCAATCGAAGAGATCATCCGCCTTTCGCCCAAACCGGGCAACCTGTACAGCGGGGGACGCAACGAGATGCAGCCCTATATCACGCCCGACTTCATTCTCGACTACCAGAACGGCATGTTCGAACTGAGCCTGAACGGAGCGAACGTACCCGACCTGAAGGTGAACCGCCGCTATGTGGAGATGATCCGCGGCATGGTGACCCGGGACGGCAAGCCGACCAACGATTCGGACAAGGAGGCGATCCAGTTCGTCAAAAACAAGATCGACTCGGCCAAATGGTTCATCTCGGCGATCAAACAACGGCACGACACGCTAATGCGTACGATGCAGGCGATCCTGGACTACCAGCGCGACTACTTCATCGAAGGCGACCAGTCGAAACTGCGTCCGATGATCCTTAAGGACATCGCCGACCGCACGGGCCTCGACGTCTCGACCATTTCGCGCGTGGTGAACAGCAAATACGTCCAGACGCAGTTCGGCATCCTTCCGCTCAAACAGCTCTTCTCCGAAGCGATGCAGACCGACAGCGGCGAAGAGGTCTCCTCATACGAAATCAAAAACATCCTGACCGAATGCATCGACCAGGAGGACAAACGCAAACCGCTGACCGACGAGGTGCTGATGGATATCCTCAACGGCAAAGGCTACCGCATCGCGCGCCGCACCGTAGCGAAATACCGCGAGATGCTCGGTATTCCGGTAGCCCGGCTGCGCAAACAGATTTAA